One genomic segment of Coffea arabica cultivar ET-39 chromosome 6e, Coffea Arabica ET-39 HiFi, whole genome shotgun sequence includes these proteins:
- the LOC113692027 gene encoding protein VACUOLELESS GAMETOPHYTES, which yields MEYKHFSHQHNLNIYKVQQGQICRCHGCQSLCHDSIYACWACDFFLHEHCGNATRYVNHPAHPLHPLILIPSPTYCSGSFVCNACGEIGNAFSYCCALCEIDLHLNCAFMPPKVSHKAHQHELVVSVGSPDRKGAPEFCKICTKELNSKNWSYCCLKPECDFRVHTFCATSEVKPGLYQGDDPDSEIPEPNSAATEANGNQPKPAPPKPSDPAAELLELQLQMQMAQQLAQMMASFNLSQFV from the coding sequence ATGGAGTACAAGCATTTCAGCCACCAGCACAATCTCAATATCTACAAAGTGCAGCAAGGGCAAATTTGTCGTTGCCATGGGTGCCAATCTCTTTGCCATGATTCCATTTATGCTTGCTGGGCATGCGATTTCTTCCTTCATGAGCATTGTGGAAATGCAACTCGTTATGTTAACCATCCTGCTCATCCCCTGCATCCTCTGATCCTGATTCCTTCTCCAACTTATTGCAGCGGTTCATTTGTATGCAACGCTTGTGGGGAAATTGGCAATGCATTCTCCTATTGCTGCGCACTTTGTGAAATTGATCTTCATCTCAACTGTGCCTTTATGCCACCAAAGGTAAGCCACAAAGCCCATCAACATGAGCTTGTAGTTAGTGTTGGTAGCCCAGATCGAAAGGGTGCTCCTGAATTTTGCAAAATATGCACCAAAGAGTTGAACTCCAAGAACTGGTCATACTGTTGTCTTAAGCCTGAATGCGATTTTCGGGTGCATACTTTTTGTGCTACTTCAGAGGTTAAACCAGGTCTGTATCAGGGAGATGATCCGGATTCTGAAATCCCTGAACCAAATTCAGCAGCAACTGAAGCCAATGGAAATCAGCCTAAGCCGGCTCCTCCTAAACCATCAGATCCTGCTGCTGAATTGCTGGAGCTTCAGCTTCAGATGCAAATGGCTCAGCAACTCGCACAGATGATGGCATCTTTCAATCTCAGCCAGTTTGTGTAG
- the LOC113694334 gene encoding protein NCA1, which produces MTTVCPFAKAGRPDDAAVKKCPENQSKPKCPFGYDSDTTAAGNESKPKQESGESARVTPKCPFGYDSDTFKLGPFSCMICQALLFDCSKCIPCSHVYCKVCISRLKDCPLCGADIEKIEPDTDLQNVVDRFIEGHARIKRSQVNEDKEEVVGQKKTVIYEDVSLERGSFLVQQALRAFRANNLESAKSRLSLCADDIREQLQRIGNTAELCSQLGAVLGMLGDCCRASGDAASAITYFDESVVFLSKVPKDDLEVTHTLSVSLNKIGDLKYYDGDLQAARSYYFQALDVRRDAIKRHSSIPSQILDIAISLAKVADADRNLGNEDAAIGGFQEAIKSLESLTLSSEEIVQQQKRLSVLEFLNNQLMNKPSQ; this is translated from the exons ATGACAACTGTTTGCCCATTTGCCAAAGCTGGTCGTCCCGATGATGCTGCTGTTAAGAAATGTCCAGAAAACCAAAGTAAACCGAAGTGTCCCTTTGGATATGATTCTGACACAACTGCTGCAGGAAATGAGAGCAAGCCCAAACAAGAATCTGGCGAATCTGCCCGCGTTACTCCCAAGTGTCCCTTTGGATATGATTCTGACACATTTAAACTGGGCCCTTTCAGCTGTATGATTTGTCAAGCACTTCTTTTTGACTGTAGCAAATGCATTCCGTGTTCCCATGTCTATTGCAA AGTATGTATATCACGCCTCAAGGACTGTCCATTATGTGGTGCTGACATTGAGAAGATAGAACCCGACACAGATCTTCAGAATGTTGTTGATCGTTTCATTGAAGGTCATGCAAGGATCAAGAGGTCTCAAGTGAATGAGGACAAAGAGGAAGTAGTGGGTCAGAAGAAAACAGTAATATATGAAGATGTGTCTCTCGAGCGTGGTTCTTTCTTGGTGCAACAAGCCTTGAGG GCATTTCGTGCAAATAATTTAGAAAGTGCAAAATCAAGACTTAGTCTGTGTGCTGACGACATCAGAGAGCAGTTGCAAAGAATTGGGAACACTGCTGAATTGTGCTCACAGCTAGGAGCAGTTTTGGGCATGCTTGGTGATTGCTG TCGTGCTAGCGGAGATGCCGCCTCTGCTATCACTTATTTTGATGAGAGTGTTGTATTCCTTTCAAAAGTGCCTAAAGATGATTTGGAG GTTACGCATACTCTATCTGTATCACTTAATAAAATTGGAGATCTGAAATATTATGATGGGGACCTGCAAGCTGCCAGATCTTATTATTTCCAGGCTCTGGATGTTCGTCGTGATGCTATCAAGCGTCATTCTAGCATTCCATCACAG ATTTTGGATATAGCTATTTCCCTTGCAAAAGTTGCAGACGCGGACAGAAATCTAGGAAATGAGGATGCAGCAATTGGTGGATTTCAAGAAGCCATAAAATCACTGGAATCTTTAACATTAAGTTCTGAAGAAATTGTCCAACAACAGAAG CGCCTCTCGGTGCTTGAGTttctaaataatcaactcatGAATAAACCTTCCCAGTGA
- the LOC140009534 gene encoding metal tolerance protein C2-like, whose protein sequence is MDNSRFSYGKAQNASFHHYQKLDSESRSPRSINGDFSFGGDTDRRFAYSRQPSFHQPPQEPQTPVSIKDSTKPFLSRTSSSVDIPLNLYSYDKIENFADESKELDEKLSILSFILFIFKSARSGNKQLRKLFVLISLNVAYSSAELCIGLFSGRVGLVSDAFHLTFGCGLLTFSLFAMVTSRRKPDRCYTYGYKRLEVLSAFTNALFLLFLSFSLAVEALHAFIQDESEHKHYLIVSAVTNLLVNLIGVWFFRNYARINLVYRNAEDMNYHSVCLHVLADSIRSAGLILASWLLALGVRNAEVLCLGLVSFTVFMLVIPLFKATGGILLQMAPPSMPSSALSKCWRQVSTREEISEVSQARFWELVPGHVIGSISLQVKKGIEDRPVLQYVHNLYHELGVQDLTVQVDYS, encoded by the exons ATGGACAACTCGAGATTTTCTTACGGGAAGGCTCAAAACGCATCGTTTCATCATTACCAAAAGCTCGATTCCGAATCCCGATCCCCACGGTCAATCAACGGTGATTTCTCATTCGGCGGCGACACCGATCGCCGATTCGCTTATTCCCGGCAGCCTTCATTTCACCAACCGCCGCAGGAGCCTCAGACTCCTGTCTCGATCAAGGATTCTACCAAGCCGTTTCTATCCAGAACAAGTTCCAGCGTTGATATTCCCCTGAATCTTTATTCATACGATAAAATCGAGAATTTTGCGGATGAGTCAAAGGAGTTAGATGAGAAATTGTCAATTTTGtcgtttattttgtttatatttaaGAGCGCGAGATCGGGCAATAAGCAGCTAAGGAAATTGTTCGTGTTGATATCGCTTAACGTTGCTTATTCTTCTGCTGAATTGTGTATTGGACTTTTCTCCGGTCGAGTAg GTTTGGTTTCTGATGCATTTCACTTGACGTTTGGCTGTGGACTGTTGACTTTTTCCTTGTTTGCAATGGTCACTTCACGGAGAAAGCCTGATAGGTGCTATACATACGG GTATAAAAGACTGGAGGTTCTGTCTGCCTTCACCAATGCT ctgtttcttttgtttttgtcatTCTCCTTGGCCGTGGAAGCACTTCATGCATTTATACAAGATGAATCTGAGCACAA GCATTACTTGATAGTCTCTGCTGTGACTAATCTGCTGGTGAATCTCATTGGTGTGTGGTTCTTCAGGAACTATGCTCGCATTAATCTTG TTTACAGAAACGCTGAAGATATGAATTACCACTCAGTTTGCTTGCATGTTCTTGCAGACTCTATTCGTAG TGCAGGATTAATCCTAGCATCCTGGTTATTAGCCCTTGG GGTGAGAAATGCTGAGGTTTTGTGTTTGGGACTAGTTTCATTTACTGTTTTTATGCTGGTGATACCACTTTTTAAAGCCACTGGTGGCATCCTGCTGCAAATGGCCCCTCCCAGCATGCCATCTTCAGCCTTGAGCAAATGCTGGAGACAG GTAAGCACCCGTgaagaaatttcagaagttTCTCAAGCTCGTTTTTGGGAACTGGTGCCCGGTCATGTCATTGGATCAATTTCATTACAG GTGAAGAAGGGAATTGAGGATCGTCCGGTACTTCAATATGTGCATAACCTGTATCATGAATTGGGGGTACAGGACTTGACGGTACAAGTTGACTACAGCTAA